In a single window of the Candidatus Zixiibacteriota bacterium genome:
- a CDS encoding heme-binding protein, whose translation MIKLEQANRIIQAVFSRGRELGCRPLSAVVVEPGASVKAFQKEDGSSMMRFEMACGKAYAALALGRSSSLVRVRAEQRPMFMDYLIRASGDRIFPEGGGMLIRDEAGEVIGAVGVTGDTQERDEELAAYAIRAAGLKTDQDCAGLGLKVRLEN comes from the coding sequence ATGATCAAGCTGGAGCAAGCCAATCGCATCATCCAGGCGGTTTTTTCCCGCGGCCGGGAGCTCGGCTGCCGGCCGCTCAGCGCGGTCGTCGTCGAGCCCGGCGCCAGCGTCAAGGCCTTCCAGAAAGAAGACGGGTCGTCGATGATGCGCTTTGAAATGGCCTGCGGCAAAGCTTACGCCGCGCTGGCGTTGGGCCGTTCATCCTCGCTCGTCCGGGTGCGCGCGGAGCAGCGCCCGATGTTCATGGACTATCTCATCCGCGCCTCGGGCGACCGGATTTTTCCCGAGGGCGGCGGCATGCTCATCCGGGACGAAGCGGGCGAGGTGATCGGGGCCGTCGGAGTCACCGGCGACACGCAGGAACGCGACGAGGAGCTTGCGGCATACGCGATCCGCGCCGCGGGACTCAAGACGGACCAGGACTGCGCCGGCCTTGGACTCAAGGTGAGGCTGGAGAACTGA
- a CDS encoding tripartite tricarboxylate transporter TctB family protein produces the protein MTKDRGELAAGILSAAFGLFVIREARRLPYVSEFGPGPGFFPMWIGIGIFIGALAMLYVCLFGKESGERAARGSRGEIGRALAAWAAFALTVALMPFLGFVLGLGLLTAFLLLVMDRRTPWVAAAVALGLMAGFHLVFNVALGVSLPSGPLGF, from the coding sequence ATGACGAAGGACAGGGGGGAGCTGGCGGCCGGGATCCTCTCGGCCGCTTTCGGCCTTTTCGTGATTCGCGAAGCGAGACGGCTCCCCTACGTTTCCGAGTTCGGGCCGGGGCCGGGTTTCTTCCCGATGTGGATCGGGATCGGGATCTTCATCGGCGCGCTCGCCATGCTCTACGTCTGCCTGTTCGGGAAAGAAAGCGGCGAAAGAGCCGCTCGTGGCTCCCGCGGGGAAATCGGCCGCGCGCTCGCCGCGTGGGCGGCATTTGCCCTGACGGTCGCGCTGATGCCGTTTCTCGGCTTTGTCCTCGGCCTCGGGCTGCTGACCGCGTTTCTCCTCCTGGTCATGGACCGCCGCACGCCGTGGGTCGCCGCCGCGGTGGCGCTCGGCCTGATGGCCGGGTTTCACCTCGTTTTCAACGTTGCGCTGGGCGTGTCGCTGCCGTCCGGGCCGCTGGGCTTCTGA
- a CDS encoding tripartite tricarboxylate transporter substrate-binding protein: MRKIVGLLSLFLAVARSGIPHAAADDFYKGKTIRLLIGTSVGGAMDDWGRFIAPHLGRNIPGAPDIVVQNMTGAGTVVAANHVYTVARPDGLTLGLVNPGIYIDQLLGAKEIRFDWPKFSFIGSPEQVDQVLFIRTDAYRSLDDLRKTASPVRCGATGRSGLAYFLPKLMEEGLGLKINMVVGYGGGGDMNLAIEKGELHCRAGTVSAYVGREPTRTWIKKGFVAALAQSGAKRYSKLPDVPTIYELMEAHKTPDAIKRVARVLLSAGGFGRPFIAPPGLPPERLKTLRDAFTKTMQDAEFLAAAKKRKWDIDATSGEELEAMAREVMVQPQEVIERVKKLLGN, translated from the coding sequence ATGCGGAAAATCGTTGGCTTGTTGTCGTTGTTCCTCGCCGTCGCCCGATCCGGCATCCCGCACGCGGCGGCGGACGATTTTTACAAAGGTAAAACCATAAGGCTCCTGATCGGGACCTCGGTCGGAGGGGCGATGGACGACTGGGGGCGCTTCATCGCGCCGCATCTCGGCAGGAACATTCCGGGCGCGCCGGACATCGTGGTGCAGAACATGACCGGCGCCGGGACGGTGGTTGCGGCGAACCACGTCTATACCGTGGCCAGGCCCGACGGTTTGACGCTCGGTCTGGTCAACCCCGGGATCTACATCGATCAGCTTCTGGGAGCGAAGGAGATCCGGTTCGACTGGCCGAAGTTCTCCTTCATCGGCTCGCCGGAGCAGGTCGATCAGGTCCTGTTCATCCGTACGGACGCCTACAGGAGCCTCGACGATCTCCGCAAAACTGCCTCCCCGGTAAGGTGCGGCGCCACCGGACGCTCCGGACTGGCTTACTTTCTGCCGAAGCTGATGGAGGAGGGGCTCGGGCTCAAAATCAACATGGTCGTCGGATATGGAGGCGGCGGCGACATGAACCTGGCGATCGAGAAAGGAGAGCTGCATTGCCGGGCCGGAACCGTTTCCGCTTACGTTGGCCGCGAGCCCACGCGCACGTGGATCAAGAAAGGCTTCGTGGCCGCCCTGGCCCAGAGCGGCGCAAAGCGCTATTCGAAGCTGCCCGACGTTCCGACCATCTACGAGTTGATGGAAGCTCATAAGACACCCGACGCGATCAAGCGCGTTGCCAGGGTGCTGCTTTCCGCGGGCGGTTTTGGCCGTCCGTTCATCGCTCCGCCGGGACTGCCCCCGGAGCGGCTCAAAACCTTGCGGGACGCCTTTACGAAGACCATGCAGGATGCGGAGTTTCTCGCCGCAGCGAAAAAAAGGAAATGGGATATAGACGCCACGAGCGGTGAAGAGCTCGAAGCGATGGCCAGAGAAGTCATGGTTCAACCGCAAGAGGTCATCGAGAGAGTGAAAAAACTGCTGGGAAACTAG
- the pgm gene encoding phosphoglucomutase (alpha-D-glucose-1,6-bisphosphate-dependent): MAIHPLAGKPAPADLLIDVESIERAYYERKPDVGDPQQLVLFGTSGHRGSPLDGTLNEAHVLAITQAICEHRAGRGITGPLFMGKDTHAVSGPAQMTALEVLAANGVETVIQSGGGFTPTPAVSRAILEHNRGRSTAPADGIVVTPSHNPPRDGGFKYNPPSGGPADTDVTDWIQRRANDLLRGGNREVRRISYAAALKAPTTHEADLLGPYVEDLANVVDLAAIRAAGVRIGIDPLGGAALPYWRRIAERYRLNLEVVNDRIDPTFSFMTVDHDGKIRMDCSSPYAMARLLDLKDRFQVAIGNDADADRHGIVTPSSGLMNPNHYLAVAIHYLLTHRPRWDPRAAVGKTLVSSSLIDRVVERLGRRLFEVPVGFKWFSDGLHGGSLCFGGEESAGASFLRMDGSVWTTDKDGIILGLLAAEIIAVTGRDAASWYEELARELGRPFYARADLPATAAQKRALQKIRPEALAADSLAGEPVVAKLTRAPGNGAEIGGLKVVARSGWFAVRPSGTEDLCKVYAESLRSADHLREIQEEAMKIVQAVFAMA; encoded by the coding sequence ATGGCGATTCATCCCCTGGCGGGCAAACCGGCGCCCGCCGACCTTCTGATCGACGTCGAAAGCATCGAGCGCGCCTACTACGAGCGCAAGCCGGACGTCGGCGACCCGCAACAGCTGGTGCTCTTCGGCACGAGCGGCCATCGGGGCAGCCCGCTGGACGGCACGCTCAACGAAGCGCACGTTCTCGCGATCACGCAGGCGATCTGCGAGCACCGCGCGGGGCGCGGGATCACCGGACCGCTGTTCATGGGCAAGGATACGCATGCGGTTTCCGGGCCGGCGCAAATGACCGCTTTGGAGGTTCTCGCCGCCAACGGAGTGGAAACCGTGATCCAGAGCGGCGGGGGCTTCACACCCACGCCCGCGGTCTCCCGGGCAATCCTCGAGCACAACCGCGGCCGGAGCACGGCGCCGGCCGACGGAATCGTGGTGACGCCATCGCACAATCCCCCGCGCGACGGCGGATTCAAGTACAATCCGCCGAGCGGCGGTCCCGCCGACACCGACGTCACCGACTGGATTCAGCGCCGCGCCAACGATCTGCTGCGCGGCGGCAATCGAGAAGTCAGGCGGATCTCCTACGCCGCGGCGCTGAAGGCGCCGACCACCCACGAGGCGGACTTGCTCGGCCCCTACGTCGAGGATCTGGCGAACGTGGTCGACCTCGCGGCGATCCGCGCCGCGGGCGTGCGCATCGGCATCGATCCGCTGGGCGGGGCGGCGCTTCCGTACTGGCGCCGGATCGCCGAGCGTTATCGTCTGAACCTCGAGGTCGTGAACGACCGGATCGATCCGACCTTCAGCTTCATGACCGTCGACCACGACGGAAAAATCCGGATGGACTGCTCCAGCCCCTACGCCATGGCGCGGCTGCTGGACCTCAAGGACCGCTTTCAGGTCGCGATCGGGAACGATGCCGACGCCGACCGCCACGGCATCGTCACGCCGTCGTCGGGGCTGATGAACCCGAACCACTATCTCGCAGTGGCGATCCATTATCTGCTCACCCATCGGCCCCGGTGGGATCCCCGAGCCGCCGTCGGCAAGACGCTCGTGAGCAGCTCGTTGATCGACCGGGTCGTCGAGCGGCTGGGGCGGCGGCTTTTCGAGGTGCCCGTCGGCTTCAAGTGGTTTTCCGACGGGCTCCACGGCGGCTCGCTCTGCTTCGGCGGCGAGGAGAGCGCGGGGGCGTCGTTCCTCCGCATGGACGGCTCGGTCTGGACCACGGACAAGGACGGAATCATTCTCGGGCTGCTCGCGGCCGAGATCATCGCCGTGACCGGTCGCGACGCGGCGAGCTGGTACGAGGAGCTTGCCCGCGAGCTGGGCCGGCCCTTTTACGCGCGCGCCGATCTGCCCGCGACCGCAGCGCAAAAAAGGGCGCTGCAGAAGATCCGACCCGAGGCGCTGGCCGCCGACAGTCTTGCCGGCGAGCCGGTGGTGGCCAAGCTCACGCGCGCGCCGGGAAACGGCGCCGAAATCGGCGGCCTGAAGGTCGTTGCCCGCTCGGGCTGGTTCGCCGTGCGTCCCTCGGGCACGGAAGACCTCTGCAAGGTGTACGCTGAAAGCCTGCGCTCGGCCGATCACCTGCGAGAGATCCAGGAAGAAGCGATGAAGATCGTACAGGCGGTTTTTGCCATGGCTTGA
- a CDS encoding formate--tetrahydrofolate ligase: protein MAGDNPELLPITEVAAALGLGGEEIEPYGRYAAKVRLSRVPPPGTAARGKLLLVTATTPDAHGEGKTLVSIGLAQALRAIGKKSIVTLREPSLGPVFGIKGGATGGGRSQVLPADKINLHFTGDKHAVAAAHNLLAAMTDAHLYHGNELGIDPERVFWPRTVDMNDRALREVMIGLGGKTARRSRFVITAASEIMAVLALAASRADLDRRLAAVTVALGRDGRPVRAADLKASGAMAVLLNDALLPNLVQTTERAPALIHAGPFANIAHGTSSVIAQRLALDLAEYVVNETGFAADLGVEKYVHLVMPASGFKPSAAVLVTTLRGLRHQGGDRGGAAALEAGFENLAGHVAVLRRFGLPVVAALNRFAGDEESGIRAVGRFCEGLGVEFAVADCFRRGGQGAVELAAKAVAAADRADPDGVRPLYTPELAPEEKIAVIATEVYGATSVDYRAEARAKLKMLSDLGFGRLPVCIAKTQYSLSDDPRKLGAPRGWTLTITDVHLASGAGFIVAVAGNMMLMPGLPKTPHATAMSVAEDGTIRGL, encoded by the coding sequence ATGGCGGGAGACAACCCAGAGCTTCTTCCCATCACCGAAGTCGCCGCCGCGCTGGGTCTCGGCGGCGAGGAGATCGAGCCTTACGGCCGCTACGCGGCCAAGGTTCGCTTGAGCCGGGTGCCACCGCCCGGGACCGCCGCTCGCGGCAAGCTGCTCCTCGTCACGGCGACGACTCCGGACGCCCACGGCGAGGGCAAGACGCTCGTTTCGATCGGCCTCGCCCAGGCTCTCCGGGCAATCGGCAAGAAGAGCATCGTCACGCTGCGCGAGCCGTCGCTCGGTCCCGTCTTCGGCATCAAGGGGGGCGCCACGGGCGGCGGGCGGTCGCAGGTTCTCCCGGCCGATAAGATCAACCTCCATTTCACGGGCGACAAGCATGCCGTCGCCGCGGCGCACAATCTGCTCGCGGCGATGACGGACGCGCACCTCTATCACGGCAACGAGCTGGGCATCGATCCCGAGCGCGTCTTCTGGCCGCGCACGGTCGACATGAACGACCGCGCGCTGCGCGAGGTGATGATCGGCCTGGGAGGAAAAACAGCGCGGCGGTCGCGCTTCGTGATCACGGCGGCTTCCGAAATCATGGCCGTCCTGGCGCTCGCCGCGTCGCGGGCCGATCTGGATCGAAGGCTCGCCGCCGTGACCGTCGCTCTGGGCCGCGACGGACGGCCCGTCCGGGCGGCCGATCTCAAGGCGTCGGGGGCGATGGCGGTTCTGCTCAACGACGCCCTGCTGCCCAACCTCGTGCAGACGACCGAGCGCGCGCCGGCGCTGATCCATGCGGGGCCGTTCGCCAACATCGCGCACGGCACGAGCAGCGTCATCGCGCAGCGCCTGGCGCTCGACCTGGCGGAATACGTGGTCAACGAGACCGGATTCGCGGCGGACCTCGGAGTGGAGAAGTATGTCCACCTGGTCATGCCGGCATCCGGCTTCAAACCGTCGGCCGCGGTCCTCGTGACGACGCTCCGCGGCTTGCGCCATCAGGGCGGAGATCGAGGCGGCGCCGCCGCGCTCGAGGCCGGCTTCGAGAACCTCGCCGGTCACGTCGCCGTTCTCCGCCGCTTCGGGTTGCCCGTGGTGGCCGCCCTCAATCGGTTCGCCGGCGACGAGGAGTCGGGCATCCGCGCGGTCGGCCGCTTTTGCGAGGGTCTTGGGGTCGAGTTCGCGGTCGCTGATTGCTTCCGCCGCGGCGGCCAGGGCGCCGTCGAGCTCGCCGCCAAAGCGGTCGCCGCGGCGGATCGAGCCGACCCGGACGGCGTAAGGCCGCTCTACACCCCGGAGCTCGCGCCCGAGGAGAAGATCGCGGTCATCGCAACCGAAGTCTACGGCGCGACCTCGGTCGATTACAGGGCGGAGGCGCGGGCAAAGCTGAAAATGCTTTCCGACCTCGGGTTCGGGAGACTTCCGGTCTGCATCGCCAAGACGCAGTATTCCCTGTCCGACGATCCCAGGAAGCTCGGCGCGCCGAGGGGCTGGACGCTGACCATCACCGACGTTCACCTTGCGAGCGGGGCCGGCTTCATCGTGGCCGTCGCCGGCAACATGATGCTGATGCCGGGACTGCCGAAAACCCCCCACGCGACGGCGATGAGCGTGGCCGAAGACGGCACGATCCGAGGGTTATAG
- a CDS encoding thiamine pyrophosphate-binding protein, which translates to MNDKLSGAEAVVEMLRVHGVEILFGLCGDTSLPFYDALARRPSGIRHILARDERSAGYMADGYARVSGKVGVCEGPSGGGVTYMLPGIVEANDSSVPLVCINSDVSVPARGRYALTELDQRALMRPVTKWNAVLDRAEDIPRVFRAAFARATTGRPGAVHVSLPFDVQKAPVEGNDLRGDPTLGRCPSRRVAPDRVLVERAAELLRTAARPVMICGGGVLISGAGQEIVGLAERLSIPVATSISGKGAIAEDHPLAVGVVGSNGGTLETRAIVDAADLVVFVGCRAGSVTTERWRHPAPGTARVIHIDVDPAVMGANYPVDVPLVGDAKLALAALDEALGTTRRPLDPTPVREARERKFRRFSELAASAEKPIRPERVVAELARTLDPDAVIVADAGTPCPYFAAYYPLRQSGRRFLSNRAHGALGYSLPAAIGAYLARPGAKCVSIMGDGSFGFSCGELETAIRYWLPITFIVLSNASYGWIKAGQKATCGGRYFGVDFLPTDHAAVAAAFGMYARRVTEPEELGPALKEALALEAPSLVDVVCQPLEEAAAPVSEWIA; encoded by the coding sequence ATGAACGACAAGCTGAGCGGTGCCGAAGCGGTCGTGGAGATGCTCAGAGTCCACGGCGTGGAGATCCTTTTCGGCCTGTGCGGCGACACGAGTCTGCCGTTTTACGACGCGCTCGCCCGGCGGCCATCCGGAATCCGCCATATCCTCGCCCGGGACGAACGGTCGGCGGGCTACATGGCCGACGGGTACGCGCGGGTTTCCGGTAAGGTCGGCGTCTGCGAAGGGCCGAGCGGGGGCGGAGTAACCTACATGCTGCCGGGGATCGTCGAGGCAAACGACTCCTCCGTACCGCTCGTCTGCATCAACAGCGATGTCTCCGTCCCGGCGCGCGGCCGCTACGCGTTGACCGAGCTCGACCAGCGCGCTCTGATGCGTCCGGTGACCAAGTGGAACGCGGTGCTGGACCGCGCGGAGGACATACCCCGGGTGTTTCGCGCCGCGTTCGCCCGGGCGACGACCGGGCGGCCGGGAGCGGTTCACGTAAGCCTCCCGTTCGACGTGCAAAAGGCGCCCGTGGAGGGAAACGATCTGCGCGGCGATCCAACGCTCGGGCGCTGCCCGTCGCGCCGCGTCGCTCCCGACCGGGTTCTGGTCGAACGGGCCGCCGAGCTTCTGAGGACCGCGGCGCGCCCGGTGATGATCTGCGGCGGGGGGGTGCTGATCTCGGGCGCCGGGCAGGAAATCGTCGGTCTCGCCGAGCGCCTTTCGATTCCGGTCGCGACCAGCATCAGCGGCAAGGGAGCGATCGCCGAGGACCACCCGCTGGCGGTCGGCGTCGTCGGCTCGAACGGAGGAACGTTGGAGACCCGGGCCATCGTCGACGCCGCGGACCTCGTCGTCTTCGTCGGCTGCCGCGCCGGCTCGGTGACGACCGAGCGCTGGCGCCACCCGGCGCCGGGAACGGCCAGAGTAATTCACATCGACGTCGACCCCGCCGTGATGGGAGCCAATTATCCGGTCGACGTGCCGCTGGTCGGCGACGCGAAGCTCGCGCTTGCCGCGCTCGACGAGGCGCTCGGAACCACGCGCCGACCGCTCGATCCAACGCCCGTCCGGGAAGCGCGCGAGCGGAAATTTCGCAGGTTTTCCGAGCTGGCGGCGTCGGCCGAAAAGCCGATCCGCCCCGAGCGAGTGGTGGCGGAGCTCGCCCGCACTCTCGATCCCGATGCCGTCATCGTCGCCGACGCCGGCACGCCCTGCCCCTATTTTGCCGCTTACTATCCGCTTCGGCAGAGCGGACGGCGCTTTCTCTCGAACCGCGCCCACGGCGCGCTCGGCTACTCGCTGCCGGCGGCGATCGGCGCATACTTGGCGCGTCCCGGCGCCAAGTGCGTCTCGATCATGGGCGACGGCAGCTTCGGCTTCAGCTGCGGCGAGCTCGAAACGGCGATCCGGTACTGGCTGCCGATCACGTTCATCGTGCTCTCAAACGCGAGCTACGGCTGGATCAAGGCCGGGCAGAAGGCAACCTGCGGCGGCCGCTATTTCGGAGTGGACTTTCTGCCGACCGACCATGCGGCCGTGGCGGCCGCCTTCGGCATGTACGCCCGGCGCGTCACGGAGCCGGAAGAGCTGGGACCCGCTCTGAAGGAAGCGCTGGCGCTGGAGGCGCCGAGCCTCGTCGACGTGGTGTGCCAGCCGCTGGAGGAGGCGGCGGCGCCGGTGTCCGAATGGATCGCGTGA
- a CDS encoding MBL fold metallo-hydrolase — MRNENACGARRRMLRAAIGLLSGLLPLSGCGSVGTEPLPGRPPHHVEGGFRNPNPDFHRPSSLTRWSFVTRRLVSGIIAPRSFDAPRVANDGALLRSGHVNPSVTWIGHATILIQIDGINILTDPQWSARASPVSWAGPRRLNPPGLAFEDLPRIHAVVISHDHYDHLDLPTVKRLAESHDPLFLVPLGLKAWFAANGMSRVEELDWWQEHAFRGARFVCVPAQHFSQRTLWDANRRLWASWVIEADGRRIYFSGDTGYFPGFAEAGRRLGPFDIAALPIGAYLPPEIMKQVHLTPEQAVQAFIDLRGSVLLGTHWGTFDLADEPLDEPPRRMLAEARRRGIDPGRAWILKIGETRRW; from the coding sequence ATGCGAAACGAGAACGCTTGCGGTGCCCGCCGCCGGATGTTGCGGGCGGCGATCGGGCTTCTGTCGGGACTCTTGCCGTTGAGCGGCTGCGGCAGCGTCGGCACCGAGCCGCTACCCGGACGCCCGCCGCATCACGTCGAGGGCGGCTTTCGCAACCCCAACCCCGATTTCCACCGGCCGTCCTCGTTGACGAGGTGGAGCTTCGTGACGCGGCGTCTCGTCTCGGGGATCATCGCGCCGAGGAGCTTCGACGCGCCCCGCGTCGCGAACGACGGCGCTCTTCTGCGGTCGGGCCACGTCAATCCGAGCGTCACCTGGATCGGCCATGCGACGATCCTGATCCAGATCGACGGCATCAACATTCTCACCGATCCGCAGTGGAGCGCGCGCGCCAGCCCCGTCTCCTGGGCCGGTCCCAGGCGCCTGAATCCGCCGGGCCTGGCGTTCGAGGACCTGCCGCGAATCCACGCGGTCGTCATCTCGCACGATCACTACGACCATCTCGATCTCCCCACCGTCAAGCGGCTTGCCGAGAGCCACGATCCGCTGTTTCTCGTGCCTCTGGGGCTCAAGGCGTGGTTCGCCGCGAACGGCATGAGCCGCGTCGAGGAACTCGACTGGTGGCAGGAGCATGCTTTTCGCGGAGCCCGCTTCGTTTGCGTCCCCGCTCAGCACTTTTCGCAGCGCACGCTCTGGGACGCCAACCGGCGGCTCTGGGCTTCGTGGGTGATCGAAGCCGACGGCCGGCGCATTTATTTCAGCGGCGACACCGGCTATTTCCCGGGCTTCGCGGAGGCGGGCCGCCGGCTGGGGCCGTTCGACATCGCCGCCCTGCCGATCGGCGCCTATCTTCCGCCCGAGATCATGAAACAGGTGCACCTCACTCCGGAACAGGCCGTCCAGGCCTTCATCGACCTCAGGGGAAGCGTGCTCCTCGGCACGCACTGGGGCACCTTCGATCTCGCGGACGAGCCGCTCGACGAGCCGCCGAGGCGCATGCTGGCCGAAGCCCGGCGCCGCGGCATCGATCCCGGGCGGGCCTGGATTCTCAAGATCGGCGAAACCCGCCGCTGGTAA
- a CDS encoding amidohydrolase family protein, with amino-acid sequence MRYIDADGHVEESPSTFDDKYLDPAFRSRRPRVVSVNGLIYWAIEEQLFPRRVGRGCNNLGTPASYEGRPAAHSLGKPETVGCMELTDLEARLRIMDEEEITVQVLYPTLFLAYPLTEDTALASALCSSYNRWLSDRLAGQPRLKWAGVVNLDDAASAAREAREVKQLGGSALMVLGTAGERLLDDPALFPFYEAVCEEGLPLAVHVGWSCPSLNNLYGHIYLSGVVAFHFPVLMAFASLVGGGVLDRFPYLRVVFLEAGSMWIPYMIDRLNHRFENQGKKLPQFLPQTRPLQALPVLDYVKQGNLFFSAELEDTILPHVLELVGDTQVVMGTDMPHGDRERFAARALRARADLSGAVKEKILEHNPSRLYNLAG; translated from the coding sequence ATGCGCTACATCGATGCCGACGGTCACGTCGAGGAAAGCCCATCCACGTTCGACGACAAGTATCTCGATCCGGCATTCCGCTCGCGGCGGCCGCGGGTGGTAAGCGTCAACGGCCTGATCTACTGGGCGATCGAGGAGCAGCTCTTTCCGCGCCGCGTCGGCCGGGGCTGCAACAACCTCGGAACTCCGGCGAGCTACGAAGGCAGACCCGCGGCCCACAGCCTGGGCAAGCCCGAAACCGTCGGCTGCATGGAGCTTACGGATCTGGAAGCGCGGCTGCGGATCATGGACGAGGAGGAGATCACGGTTCAGGTCCTCTACCCGACGCTTTTCCTCGCCTATCCCCTGACCGAGGACACCGCGCTGGCGAGCGCCCTTTGTTCGTCGTACAACCGCTGGCTGAGCGATCGGCTCGCCGGACAGCCCCGCTTGAAATGGGCAGGCGTCGTCAACCTGGACGATGCGGCCTCGGCGGCGCGCGAGGCGCGCGAGGTCAAGCAGCTCGGCGGCAGCGCCCTCATGGTTCTCGGCACCGCGGGCGAGCGCTTGCTCGATGACCCGGCGCTCTTTCCTTTTTACGAGGCCGTGTGCGAGGAGGGGCTGCCGCTCGCCGTCCACGTGGGGTGGTCCTGTCCGTCGCTGAACAATCTCTACGGCCACATTTATCTCTCGGGAGTGGTCGCGTTTCACTTCCCGGTGTTGATGGCCTTCGCCTCGCTCGTGGGCGGCGGCGTGCTCGATCGGTTCCCTTACCTGAGGGTCGTCTTCCTCGAGGCCGGCTCGATGTGGATACCGTACATGATCGATCGCCTGAACCACCGCTTCGAAAACCAGGGGAAAAAGCTGCCGCAGTTCCTGCCGCAGACGCGGCCGCTGCAAGCGCTTCCCGTCCTCGACTACGTGAAGCAGGGCAACCTCTTCTTCAGCGCGGAGCTCGAGGACACGATCCTTCCGCACGTGCTCGAGCTGGTCGGAGACACGCAGGTCGTCATGGGGACCGACATGCCGCACGGCGACCGGGAACGTTTCGCCGCTCGCGCGCTGCGGGCGCGCGCCGACCTGAGCGGCGCGGTCAAGGAAAAAATCCTGGAGCACAACCCCTCCCGTCTGTACAATCTCGCCGGCTGA
- a CDS encoding mandelate racemase/muconate lactonizing enzyme family protein, producing the protein MRITGVRAALYRAHNIITGWKVALGGRDVYDLVFVRIDADDGSTGVGLSSPGALYLTGDTAAGHLYLINEVFGPAIVGADPFDVEAIMLRLDSLAARAEPAKSGVDLALFDLMGKAAGLPACKLLGGAVRTRVRVTRLMGMYPPREMAEKVKPLVSRGCSALKLKVGTTLAEDVERVKAVREAVGPSVMIAVDFNQVCSVKEAIRRIEAMEPYDVALVEQPVKAGDVKGMAEVKKRVRTRIMADESVNTVQDALRIIEADAADVISLKLPKLGGLLKARKAAALCEAAGVEYLVGTTPGSRLIDAANVHLAASLKDLALPCEIGEFERMADDPCTGLEIVDGFLAPPARPGLGVDLDLKKVGLAE; encoded by the coding sequence ATGAGGATCACCGGGGTGCGCGCCGCCCTCTACCGGGCGCACAATATCATTACAGGCTGGAAGGTCGCCCTCGGTGGGCGCGACGTCTACGATCTGGTCTTCGTCCGGATCGACGCCGACGACGGCTCGACCGGCGTCGGGCTTTCGAGCCCGGGAGCGCTCTATCTCACGGGAGACACCGCCGCCGGCCATCTCTATCTCATCAACGAGGTTTTCGGCCCGGCGATCGTCGGCGCCGACCCTTTCGACGTCGAGGCGATCATGCTCAGGCTCGATTCGCTCGCCGCGCGCGCCGAGCCGGCGAAATCGGGCGTCGATCTGGCGCTGTTCGACCTGATGGGAAAGGCAGCCGGCCTCCCTGCCTGCAAGCTCTTGGGTGGGGCCGTCCGCACGCGCGTGCGGGTTACCCGCCTGATGGGAATGTATCCGCCCCGGGAGATGGCGGAAAAGGTGAAGCCGCTGGTTTCCCGGGGATGCAGCGCCCTCAAGCTCAAGGTTGGAACCACGCTCGCCGAAGACGTCGAGCGAGTGAAAGCCGTACGGGAAGCGGTCGGCCCGAGCGTGATGATCGCGGTCGATTTCAACCAGGTTTGCTCCGTCAAGGAGGCGATCCGGCGGATCGAAGCAATGGAGCCGTACGACGTGGCCCTCGTCGAGCAACCGGTGAAGGCCGGCGATGTTAAAGGGATGGCCGAGGTGAAAAAAAGGGTGCGGACGCGGATCATGGCCGACGAGAGCGTGAACACCGTTCAGGACGCGCTTCGCATCATCGAGGCCGACGCGGCGGACGTCATCAGCTTGAAGCTTCCCAAGCTCGGCGGCCTTCTCAAGGCCAGGAAGGCCGCCGCGCTGTGCGAAGCGGCCGGAGTGGAATACCTCGTAGGAACCACGCCGGGGAGCCGCCTGATCGATGCCGCCAACGTTCACCTGGCGGCGAGCCTGAAAGATCTGGCTCTGCCCTGCGAGATCGGCGAGTTCGAGCGCATGGCCGACGATCCGTGCACGGGGCTGGAGATCGTCGACGGCTTTCTCGCGCCGCCGGCGCGTCCCGGGCTCGGGGTCGACCTGGATTTGAAAAAGGTGGGGCTTGCCGAGTGA